In a single window of the Fusarium falciforme chromosome 3, complete sequence genome:
- a CDS encoding V-type proton ATPase proteolipid subunit: MAESELAPKFAPFIGMAGIAAAMIFGCIGAAYGTAKSGIGIAGVGTFRPDLIMKCLIPVVMSGIIAVYSLVISVLIAEDLDPSKNYSLFSGFMHLGCGIAVGMTGLAAGYCIGIVGDSGVRAYMEQSRIFVGMVLILIFGEVLGLYGLIVALILNTKSKG, from the exons ATGGCAGAATCAGAGCTCGCTCCCAAGTTTGCCCCCTTCATTGGGATG GCCGGTATTGCAGCTGCAATGATCTTCGGAT GTATTGGCGCTGCATATGGTACAGCCAAGTCCGGTATTGGCATTGCTGGTGTCGGTACATTTCGACCAGACCTCATCATGAAG TGCCTTATCCCCGTCGTCATGTCCGGTATCATTGCCGTATACTCGCTCGTCATCTCCGTCCTCATCGCTGAGGATCTGGACCCGTCCAAGAACTACAGCTTGTTTTC GGGCTTTATGCATCTTGGATGCGGTATCGCAGTTGGCATGACAGGTCTTGCTGCTGGTTACTGCATCGGAATTGTTGGTGACAGTGGTGTTCGTGCTTATATGGAGCAGTCCAGGATCTTTGTTGGCATGGTCCTGATCCTGATTTTCGGCGAAGTTCTTGGTCTTTACGG TCTTATTGTTGCCCTtatcctcaacaccaagagcaaGGGTTAA
- a CDS encoding Phosphatidylinositol 3-kinase VPS34, with translation MSEYGRMDPFSFAGSKDVHHPVSIRIMNLEGEEPPFKPSTLLEKPELRHVGSNTSSHSDLYVTVQVWAGSKPLTVPVQTAYKPFRTERKWNEWLQLPITYDSLPPNSCLAITVWDLSPTGGTGALGHAIPFGGTTLPMFDEDNQAQKGRQKCLVHRHKHADGTDNTTTPALVSNKKRTTSRKGPLPPLDKDAEELDRMETLFKKHEMGEIPRVDWLDQMVFRSFEKRGLQAAKSSMQMLQRQRAINGENDLNGRDNEKSEDGRPGPSTFLLNVELPRFDFPVVFADHEYDPPPISALQNLSVSQASMAHRQPQVQYGPGINALSESSYGLEGRLIKVYDPEAGHRDNPAEAKHRRLFRSSHRHGILDKDLKPNAKVRDELNLIMSYPPTQVLTPEETDLVWKFRYHLTRDKRALTKFVKSVNWGDQSESKQAVQVLGRWTAIDVDDALELLGPSFDNSAVRSYAVDRLRKSDDEELLLYLLQLVQALKYEHISTDSDEESSHDSSLARFLIQRAAANFMLGNYFHWYLMVECDDRSPEQGIDNRNIYRKVAYEFMTELVKQPGGTETRKTLLRQAELVAILSRIAQEVKTSNDTIAKKVDKVKHFLADPKNELLTFDPPLPMPLDPSILITGVVPDQTLVFKSSLNPFKCTFKTTTGSTYPIIFKLGDDLRQDQLVIQIITLMDQLLQKENLDLKLSPYKILATSTSAGASQFVQSASLSSIVNKFRQNPALAYLKYHNPDDRQPLGVRQETLDTYVRSCAGYCVITYILGVGDRHLENLLLAPDGHFFHADFGFILGRDPKPFAPLMKLSKEMVDCMGGVQSEHYQQFKQYCFLAYTALRKSSNLILNLFSLMVDANIPDIRLEPDKAVLKVRERFHLELSEEEALRYFDRVIEDTLTAYAPVVIDKLHEWAQAFRA, from the exons ATGTCTGAGTACGGGCGCATGGACCCGTTCTCCTTCGCGGGCTCCAAGGATGTCCATCATCCTGTGAGCATTCGCAT AATGAAccttgagggcgaggagcCTCCATTCAAACCTTCGACTCTTCTCGAGAAGCCCGAACTGCGACACGTCGGCTCCAACACGAG CTCCCACTCCGACCTTTACGTCACGGTTCAGGTTTGGGCCGGTTCCAAGCCCTTGACTGTACCCGTTCAGACCGCCTACAAACCCTTCCGAACCGAGCGAAA GTGGAACGAATGGCTTCAGTTACCCATCACATACGATTCCCTTCCGCCCAACTCATGCTTGGCCATCACAGTATGGGACCTGTCGCCGACCGGTGGGACCGGAGCGCTTGGTCATGCCATTCCATTTGGCGGCACCACCTTGCCCATGTTCGATGAAGATAATCAAGCGCAAAAGGGTAGGCAGAAGTGCCTCGTTCACCGTCACAAGCACGCAGATGGTACAGACAACACAACAACCCCCGCTCTAGTCTCAAATAAAAAGAGGACAACATCTCGCAAGGGACCGCTTCCTCCTCTAGACAAAGATGCAGAAGAGCTAGATCGGATGGAGACTTTGTTCAAGAAGCACGAGATGGGCGAAATTCCCCGTGTCGACTGGCTAGATCAGATGGTCTTTCGCAGTTTCGAGAAGCGAGGCCTTCAAGCCGCAAAGTCGTCGATGCAGATGCTCCAGCGACAGCGAGCTATTAACGGAGAGAACGACCTCAATGGTCGAGATAATGAGAAAAGCGAGGATGGGCGACCAGGTCCTTCAACGTTTCTTCTCAACGTCGAGTTGCCACGTTTCGATTTTCCCGTCGTTTTTGCCGACCACGAATACGATCCTCCCCCGATCTCGGCACTTCAAAACCTTTCAGTCTCACAAGCCAGCATGGCTCACCGTCAACCGCAGGTTCAGTATGGGCCAGGAATTAACGCTCTTAGTGAAAGCTCGTATGGGCTCGAGGGGCGGCTGATCAAGGTCTATGACCCCGAGGCTGGCCATAGAGACAACCCGGCAGAGGCGAAGCATCGTCGATTGTTCCGAAGCTCTCACCGGCATGGCATCCTCGACAAGGACTTGAAACCGAATGCCAAGGTTCGAGATGAGCTCAATCTCATCATGTCGTATCCTCCAACCCAGGTCCTTACACCAGAGGAGACGGATTTGGTGTGGAAATTCCGATATCATTTGACCCGAGATAAGAGAGCCTTGACCAAGTTTGTCAAGTCGGTCAACTGGGGCGACCAGAGCGAATCGAAGCAAGCTGTCCAGGTGCTTGGGCGGTGGACTGCGATCGACGTCGATGAcgctcttgagctccttggcccGTCGTTTGACAACTCGGCAGTCCGGTCCTATGCCGTGGACCGACTACGCAAGTCAGACGATGAGGAACTGCTCCTATACCTTCTTCAGCTGGTGCAGGCTCTCAAATACGAGCATATCTCGACAGACTCGGACGAGGAGAGCAGCCACGATTCATCTCTAGCCCGCTTCTTGATTCAACGTGCTGCGGCGAACTTTATGCTGGGAAACTATTTCCATTGGTATCTAATGGTGGAATGTGATGACCGCAGCCCTGAACAGGGCATCGATAACCGAAATATCTACCGAAAGGTTGCTTACGAGTTCATGACAGAGCTTGTCAAGCAGCCAGGCGGCACAGAAACACGCAAAACTCTCCTGCGACAAGCCGAGCTGGTTGCCATCCTCTCCAGGATCGCACAAGAGGTCAAGACGTCAAATGACACGATAGCGAAGAAGGTGGACAAAGTCAAGCACTTCTTGGCAGATCCCAAGAACGAGCTGCTTACCTTTGATCCGCCCTTACCGATGCCTCTCGATCCATCAATATTGATTACTGGTGTCGTGCCAGACCAAACCCTGGTATTCAAGTCTTCACTGAACCCGTTCAAGTGCACCTTCAAGACTACTACCGGAAGCACTTATCCCATCATCTTCAAGTTGGGTGATGATCTCAGACAGGATCAGCTTGTGATCCAGATCATTACACTGATGGATCAACTCCTGCAGAAGGAGAATCTGGATCTCAAGCTGTCTCCCTACAAGATCCTGGCAACCAGCACATCAGCAGGCGCCTCGCAGTTTGTCCAGTCTGCAAGCTTGTCCAGTATTGTCAACAAGTTCCGGCAAAACCCAGCGTTGGCCTACCTTAAGTATCATAACCCAGACGACAGGCAGCCTCTGGGTGTGCGACAAGAGACGCTGGACACTTATGTGAGATCCTGCGCGGGCTACTGTGTCATCACATATATCCTAGGTGTGGGAGATCGTCATCTAGAGAACCTGCTACTTGCCCCCGACGGTCACTTCTTCCATGCCGACTTTGGTTTTATTCTTGGTCGAGATCCCAAACCTTTTGCGCCCCTGATGAAGCTTTCTAAAGAGATGGTAGACTGTATGGGCGGCGTGCAGTCAGAGCACTATCAGCAGTTCAAGCAGTACTGCTTCCTGGCATACACGGCATTGCGCAAGTCGTCAAACCTGATACTCaacctcttcagcctcatGGTGGACGCTAACATCCCAGATATCCGGCTGGAGCCGGACAAGGCGGTACTTAAGGTGCGGGAGCGTTTCCACCTGGAGctcagcgaggaggaggccctgAGATACTTTGACCGGGTTATTGAAGATACGCTGACGGCGTATGCGCCTGTTGTGATTGACAAGCTGCACGAGTGGGCGCAAGCTTTTCGAGCATAG
- a CDS encoding Non-structural maintenance of chromosomes element 4, producing the protein MPTRQQDSSSEESHSRSPTPSSRATPAHRSMAMRERENMRNASASKRKRADTRTGESSSFRRRTVEPSADSDDDGDDVYDPDQPLEERRKVQQGFRDLLREVTENTEEYLQSDSRGLHDAILRADELSKKVRQTTEATIDSRLLVSTTDLSYRKTLRLTQGSLSQGLDVDEFVSKCITYMRQGRGITDDNAPELSSTQRQRRRPTRGDEDGDDDVGDDGDMMNWPHLGRFASLPYIRRPALPGFLLGPLSVEKKARKITKRSAPFRPNNLTETRPEVLNVEDLAKRENDLTAICGKILHQLQNIQADIQQTVMDLIDDDMDEDEKTRIMHNHGLRSTGGIDLMRFVVNPKSFGQTIENMFYVSFLIRDGRVEIDFDEFGLPALAPVDREAEEEEPTRHGAAKHQAILSMDMETWRDIIDTFGLQEPMIAHRKEATNAGPGARGWYS; encoded by the exons ATGCCCACCCGCCAGCAAGACTCCTCCTCCGAGGAGTCGCATTCGCGATCGCCAACGCCTTCATCACGAGCTACACCAGCACATCGAAGTATGGCGATGCGAGAGCGAGAGAACATGCGCAATGCATCTGCCTCTAAGAGAAAGCGCGCCGACACGAGAACTGGCGAATCCTCCAGCTTCCGAAGGAGAACGGTAGAGCCATCGGCAGATAGCGACGATGACGGAGACGACGTGTACGATCCTGATCAACCATTGGAAGAGCGTCGAAAGGTCCAGCAGGGCTTCAGAGACTTGCTTCGTGAGGTGACGGAGAATACCGAGGAATATCTGCAATCCGATTCGCGAGGACTACACGATGCCATTCTCCGAGCGGATGAGCTATCCAAGAAAGTACGACAAACCACCGAGGCAACGATCGATTCACGGCTACTCGTCAGCACTACCGACTTATCATATCGAAAAACCCTACGGCTGACCCAGGGCAGCCTCTCCCAAGGCCTTGACGTGGACGAGTTTGTGTCAAAGTGCATCACCTACATGAGACAAGGCCGTGGCATCACCGATGACAATGCGCCAGAATTGTCAAGTACTCAGCGGCAACGAAGAAGACCTACCAGAGGAGACGAagatggcgacgacgatgttggcgacgatggcgataTGATGAACTGGCCTCATCTTGGCCGTTTCGCTTCATTGCCCTACATCCGCCGGCCAGCTCTCCCTGGGTTTCTCCTTGGTCCACTCTCagttgagaagaaggcaCGCAAGATTACGAAACGAAGCGCGCCTTTCCGACCCAACAACTTGACAGAGACTCGCCCAGAGGTGCTGAACGTTGAGGATTTGGCCAAGAGAGAAAATGATCTCACTGCAATCTGCGGCAAGATCCTCCATCAACTACAGAACATCCAAGCCGATATCCAACAGACTGTGATGGACCTCATCGATGATGAcatggatgaggacgagaagaCCAGGATCATGCACAATCATGGCCTTCGAAGCACTGGCGGTATCGATCTGATGCGGTTCGTTGTGAATCCCAAGTCGTTTGGACAGACAATAGAGAATATGTTCTATGTCAGCTTCCTCATTCGAGATGGGAGGGTCGAGATCGATTTTGATGAATTCGGCCTCCCAGCCCTAG CGCCGGTGGATagagaagctgaagaagaagagccgaCACGTCACGGTGCGGCGAAGCACCAGGCGATTCTTTCAATGGACATGGAGACTTGGCGTGATATCATTGACACGTTCGGTCTGCAAGAACCAATGATTGCGCATAGGAAAGAAGCGACGAATGCAGGCCCCGGAGCACGGGGCTGGTACAGCTGA